A single window of Stenotrophomonas sp. Marseille-Q4652 DNA harbors:
- a CDS encoding type II toxin-antitoxin system MqsA family antitoxin, whose translation MTQHNENHGVALAVGQCPVCGSAQALEPYKGLETVRVGDFSEELTMTGERCRVCEETFADAGSTARWASVSNALVAKVRKARADELKRIREALGLTQAAAALLTGGGHNAFSRYERGEAEPLPAVFNLFKLLDKHPDLLAEVAPQLASKVKVEMRGKVSVSPRAKRPALVNRVMNRKALEKRLGTLTASGGQVKVRTATGEVVTGKLVAGTEKKGPSPKTGALTSHRSAAPGRR comes from the coding sequence AGCACAACGAGAACCACGGCGTCGCCCTGGCCGTTGGCCAGTGCCCGGTGTGCGGAAGCGCCCAGGCGCTAGAGCCCTACAAGGGCCTGGAAACCGTGCGCGTTGGCGATTTCAGCGAAGAGCTGACGATGACCGGCGAGCGGTGCCGCGTGTGCGAGGAAACCTTTGCCGACGCCGGCAGCACCGCCCGTTGGGCGTCGGTTTCCAACGCCCTGGTGGCGAAGGTGCGCAAGGCCCGCGCCGACGAGTTGAAGCGGATCCGCGAAGCCCTGGGCCTGACCCAGGCCGCGGCGGCACTGCTCACCGGCGGCGGTCACAACGCCTTTAGCCGCTACGAGCGCGGCGAGGCCGAACCGCTGCCGGCGGTGTTCAACTTGTTCAAGCTGCTGGACAAGCACCCGGATTTGCTCGCGGAAGTGGCCCCGCAGCTGGCCAGCAAGGTCAAGGTGGAAATGCGCGGCAAAGTGTCCGTTTCACCCAGGGCCAAGCGCCCCGCCTTGGTCAACCGCGTGATGAACCGCAAGGCCCTGGAGAAGCGGCTGGGAACGCTCACCGCCTCCGGTGGCCAGGTGAAAGTCAGGACCGCCACCGGCGAGGTGGTGACCGGGAAGCTGGTGGCCGGCACTGAAAAAAAGGGCCCCAGTCCGAAGACTG